The sequence AACCGAGTCGCCGCAGGCCGCGAGGCCCAGAATGCTACTGAGGGCCATACCCTTGAGAACATGTGATTGCATTGGTCTGTGCCTTTCGATGAATGGGACGGTATCGTCGCCACACTCAACCCCAAAGCCGCCCTGTTATCCAAGTCACAGCTTCGAGATAACGGTGAATGCGCAAGCCTCCGCTCATCACCGCAAGCCTTTGACCCGCAAGAAAAAAGAGGCGGCCTGCGCCAAATTGCACAGGACCGCCTCCAAGGGGAAGGGTAACGGATCAGACTTTGCGTCTTGGCCCATTGGGGGGGGGCCACCACTACGGTTTCGACATTGGCCGAGGCCTCGTCCCCCGCCAAGCCGACAGGCATATCAAAATCCATTTCGGCTGCATTTTGCGCAAAAGTGCACCCCATGGGCAAAAAGGTGCCATTTTGGCCCGGATATACCCTCAGTCCTCTCACTCCCAGCCCTCATCGTCTTCGAAAGCTTCAGGAAAAGACGCCCGCGCGACGGGCAGATCGAGAATCAACAACGCGTCGTAACTGGCCGGATCGAAAGGATCCTCGGCCGGTTTCACTTCGCGACCGAAAAGCCAGCTCAGCCGCCCGGCATCCAGATTGCCGCGCTCGAAGGGCTCATCGCCGAAATGCTCCCAAAGCGCCTGCACGAACCCCGCATCGGCCCGACGATCAGCGGCCTTGCGATCACGAAAGCGCTCCCGCCGGGTGATCGGCGTGGCCCCCTTGGGGTTGGCGCGGCGAATGGTGAACTGGTAATCCGTTCCGGGAAGGCGCCCGGGAAACCCACGATGCTTCAGCATGACGCGCCCTCCGGAAAACAAGGGCGCTGCGTGGCTGTCAGGACGGGCGCTATGGCCCGTCCTGCATAATCCACAGGTGGATTACTTGTACTTGCCGGTGTAGGTCGGCTCGGTCGAGATGGGCTCGGGCTCAACCACGACGAATTCTTCTTCGGCCGACTGTTGGGCGCAGGCCGCCACGAAGGCAACCAGACCAATGGCCAAAACGCTCTTGATGCTGTTCGACATATTTGTCTCCTGTCTGTAAACGCGGGCAAACGCAGCGAAAATCGCCCCGCCGACCCTACTTGCGAGGTATGGGTTACTTGGGTGCAACCACTTTTCATCATATCCGACTCGCGGTCAATTGCATACTTTAGGCAGGCAAACGCCCGCGTATGTGGCCGCAAAGCCTCAACCATTGAGGTATTCTCACGGCATTCCGCAACATCTTGTGGCTGCATCAAAACATCTCCCAGATACAGCCGCCCTGATCCAATCGGTAGGCTTCGAAAACCTGCGTGACATCAGGATTGATCACACCGAATTCCGACTCACGATCTGCAATTGAAATGACAATCTGGCGCGGCTGCGGCCCGATATTCGACAGCCGCGGCACGGCGTAGCTGTTACAAAGGTATTCCAGATCGGTCATCGTGGTCTCAAAATCCTCTTGCCCGGTCAGATCAGGCGCGACAAAGCGAAAGCGGTAGACAAGCCCGTTTCCGGGTTCGTTCCAAAGCATCTCCTGCAACTGCGCCGTCAGTCCCGAGGGCAGAACAAGGCGCTCCTCCTTCGCCTCGTCCTGCTGGGCCGCCGCAACACTGGCCCAGAGGGTCAGGGCGGCGAATAAGAGCCTGAAACGCACCACAGATCACTCCCCTCTTACAGCGGGATGTTGTCGTGCTTTTTCCAGGGCATCTTGCGCTTCTTGTTGCGCAGTGCGGCAAAGGCGCGACTGACACGCTTGCGGGTGCTGCGTGGCTGGATCACCTCGTCGATGAACCCGCGCTCGGCGGCAACAAAGGGATTGGCAAAGCGATCCTCGTAATCCTGCGTCCGCTTGGCGATTTTCTCCTCGTCGCCCAGCTCCGAACGATACAGAATCTCGGTCGCCCCCTTGGCGCCCATCACGGCGACCTCCGAGGTGGGCCAGGCATAGTTGATGTCGCCACGCAAATGCTTGGACGACATCACCACATAGGCCCCGCCATAGGCCTTGCGGGTGATCACCGTCACCTTCGGCACGGTCGCCTCGCCATAGGCAAAGAGCAACTTCGCCCCGTGCTTGATCACGCCGTCATGCTCCTGCCCCGTCCCGGGCAGGAAGCCGGGCACGTCAACAAAGGTCAGGATCGGAATTTCATAGCAATCGCAGAACCGCACAAAGCGCGCCGCCTTGCGGCTGCTGTCAATGTCCAGACATCCGGCCAGCACCATCGGCTGGTTGGCCACGACCCCCACGGTCCGGCCCTCAAGGCGGATGAAACCGGTGACGATATTCTTGGCGAAATCCTCCTGAATTTCATAGAAATCGCCTTCGTCCGCGACCTTGGTGATCAACTCCTTCATGTCATAGGGCATGTTGGGATTGGCCGGCACGATGGTATCAAGGCTGGGCTCGGCGCGGTCAACGTCATCAAAGAACGGACGCACCGGCACCGATTCCTTGTTGTTGAGCGGCAGGAAATCGACAAGGCGGCGCACCTCGGCCATGGCCTCCACGTCGTTCTCGAAGGCGCCATCGGCGACCGAACTTTTCTTGGTATGGGTCGAGGCCCCGCCGAGCTCCTCCGCCGTCACCTGTTCATTCGTCACGGTTTTCACCACATCCGGGCCCGTCACGAACATGTAGGAGCTATCGCGCACCATGAAGATAAAGTCGGTCATCGCCGGGGAATAGACCGCGCCCCCCGCGCAAGGGCCGGTGATCACGCTGATCTGCGGCACCACGCCCGAGGCTTCGATGTTGCGCTGAAAGACCTCGCCGTAACCGGCAAGGCTGTCCACGCCTTCCTGAATACGGGCGCCGCCCGAGTCGTTGATGCCGATGACAGGCGCGCCGTTCTGCATCGCCATATCCATGATCTTGCAGATTTTCATCGCATGGGTGGCCGAAACCGAGCCCCCCAGAACCGTGAAATCCTGGCTGAAAACATAGACCTGACGACCGTTGATCGTGCCCCAGCCGGTCACGACGCCATCACCGTAGGGCCGGTTCTCCTCCATCCCGAAATCGGTGCAGCGATGCGCGACGAACATGTCGAACTCTTCAAAGCTGCCTTCGTCCAGCAACAGGTCGATACGTTCACGCGCCGTTAACTTGCCTTTGGAATGCTGGCCTTCGATCCGGCGCTCTCCACCGCCCAAGCGGGCCTCGGTGCGGCGCCCTTCGAGTTCTTGAAGAATATCTTTCATGACGGTCCCCTTGCGATTTTGCAGGGACCATAAGGAAAACAAGGTCTGGCACAAAGACATTTCCGGCAAATTTGCAAAGAGGTGCAAACCTGTATCTGCATATCTGAATAACTGCAAAATTGAACGAATCTGTGCAGTTCGCCACAGACCCCTGTGCATGGACAAAACGGATAGGCGGGCCTAACGCTGGATTATGAGTGATCGCCCCATCATACGTTTTCTGGATCGCAGCACCCCGCCGCATATCCTGACGCTGATTTTGCTGGCCGGAATCTCGGCCCTGGCGATGAACATCTTCCTGCCCTCGCTGCCGGGGATGACGGCCTATTTCGAAACCGAGTATCGGTTGATCCAACTCTCCGTGGCGCTCTATCTCGCCGTGAACGCGGGCCTTCAGATCGTCATGGGGCCGATCTCGGACAAGCTGGGCCGCAGGCCGGTGATCCTTGGGGGGCTGGGCATCTTCCTGATTGCCACGCTGGGATGCATCTTCGCGCCCAACATCCTGATTTTCCTGACATTCCGCATGATCCAGGCCACCGTGGTCGTGGCCATGGTCCTTAGCCGCGCGGTGGTGCGCGATATGGTCCCCGAGGCCCAGGCCGCAAGCATGATCGGATATGTCACCATGGGCATGGCCGTGGTACCGATGATCGGCCCGGCCATCGGCGGCGTTTTGGACCAAGCCTTTGGATGGAAAGCGAATTTCTGGGCTCTGTTCATATTGGGCGCCGCTGTTTTCTGGCTTACTTGGCGCGATCTCGGGGAGACGGCGCCGAAGTCGGGTCATAGCCTGTCACAGCAGTTTCGCAACTACCCCGAGCTTCTGACCTCGCCGCGGTTCTGGGGCTATTCGCTGGCCGCCGCCCTCGCCTCGGGGGCGTTCTTTGCCTATCTCGGCGGCGCACCCTTCGTCGGGGACCGGGTGTTCGGCCTCGACCCCGCGACGCTGGGTATCTATTTTGGCGCGCCTGCGATCGGTTATTTCGCGGGCAATTTCATCTCGGGGCGCTTTTCGGTCCGGGCCGGTGTCAACCGCATGGTGCTTTGGGGAACCCTTGCCAACGCAAGCGGTATCGGATTGAATCTATTGCTTTTTTACGCGGGCCTCGGCACACCTCTGACCTTCTTCGGCCTGATGACCATGATGGGGCTGGGCAATGGAATGCTGATCCCAAACGCCACCGCCGGTGCCCTGTCGGTCCGCCCGCACCTGGCCGGGACGGCCAGCGGGTTGTCGGGGGCGATGATGATTGGCGGGGGCGCGGCCCTTTCGGCACTGGCCGGGGCCCTGCTGGGGCCGGAAACGGGGGCCTTCCCGCTTTTGTGGATCATGCTGTGCACCGCGATCGGGGCGATTGCCGCCATCGGGCTGGTCATCTGGCGGGAACGCAGCCTGACCATGGCATAAAACGTACGAGTCGTACGTTTGACCCCCTGTTTTCGTACAAAAATCATCACCCTGTCCGCTCCTTTCGTACGAGTCGTACGAAACGCGCCAGAATCCCCTTTACGCCTGATCCGCAAATTTGCAAAACATCATTGCAACACGGCAAATCTGCAAACCATCCAAGCGGGGGATCGCCACCATGCCAACCCAGAAACTCTATGCCGGGGCCAAACTGCGCGAGACACGGCAAAGGCTGGGACTCACGCAAAAGGATTTCGCCAGCAAGCTGGGCGTTTCGCTGCCCTATCTCAACCAGATGGAGAACAACAACCGGCCCGTCAGCACCACCGTGGTTTTGGCCCTCGCGCAGGAGTTCGGATTCGACGTCACCGAACTTTCCACCGGCGATGCCGAGCGCATGGTCAGCGATATGCGCGAGGCGCTGGCCGACCCGGTTTTCGCCGATGATCCGCCGCCGCTGTCGGACCTGCGCCTGACGGCCTCGAACGCCCCGGCCCTTGCCCGCGCCTTTCTGGAGCTGCACCGCACCTACCGGCAAACCCACGAGCGGCTGGCCAGCCTTGACGAGGCCCTTGGCCGCGAAGATGCCCGCACCCAGCCCAGCCCATGGGACGAGGTGCGCGATTTCTTCCACTATTGCGACAACTACATCGACGCGGTCGACCATGCCGCCGAACGCTTTGCCCAACCCACCGGCGCGCAACGCGGCGTGCGCGACATCGCCCAAGACCGCCTGTCGGACATGGGCATAAGCGTCAGCCTTGCCGACACAGGAAAGCTGCGCCACTTCGACCGCGACAGTGGCACGCTTTATCTTTCGTCCCGGGCCGAGCCGGAAACCCGCACCTTCCAGATGCTTTTGCAGGTGGCGCTGCTGACGCAAGACAAGCTGATCGAAGCCACGCTCGATCTGGCGCGGTTCCAATCCGAGGCCGCCCGCGCCATCGCCAAGATGGGGCTGGCCAATTACTTTGCCGGTGCGGCCCTCATGCCCTATGGCATGTTCCTTGAGGCGGCACAGGAAACGCGCCACGATCTGGAAATCCTTGCCAATCGGTTCGGGGCCTCCATCGAACAGGTCTGTCACCGGCTAAGCACCCTGCAACGCCCCGGCGCCAAGGGCGTGCCGTTTTTCTTTGTCCGGGTCGATCAGGCGGGCACCATCACCAAGCGCCACAGCGCCACGCGCCTGCAATTCGCCCGTTTCGGGGGGGCCTGCCCGCTGTGGAACGTGCACCGCGCCTTTGAAACCCCCGGCCGCTTCCTGCGCCAACTGGCCGAAACGCCGGATGGCGTGCGCTATATCAGCCTTGCACGGGATGTCAGCAAACCGGGCGGCAGTTTCGGTGCGCCGGTGCGCCGTTTCGCCATCGCCCTTGGCTGCGAGGTGAAACATTCCGACGCCTTGGTCTATGCCGACGATCTGGACCTGACCAATGCCCGCGCGTTTGAGCCCATCGGCATCTCCTGCCGGATTTGCGAGCGCACCGATTGCCATCAACGCTCGGTCCCGCCGCTGGAACGGCAATTGCAGGTCACCCCGGATGAGCGCGACGTGCTGCCCTATCGCGTTGGCTGACCGATGCTCTGGCGATTGGCATTGCTCATCGGGCTATTGACCGGGGGCGCTTGGCTGTCTCTGGGGGCGATTGAACGCGCGATCATCTATCCCTTTGACGCAACACGCGTGCCCCCCGCCACCGCCGGTGCGCCGAACATGCAAGAGGTGGAGCGCGCGGGCCTCATCACATGGCAAGCCGCCGCGAATCCGGGCCATCCCACCATCTTCTACCTGCACGGCAACGCCGGGAATCTTGCGGATCGCACGGGGCGGTTTTCGCGGTTCATGGCGCGCGGCTATGGCGTGATCGCGCCAGCCTATCCCGGCTCCTCAGGAAGTGCGGGCAGCCCTTCGCAGGAGGGTATCTCACAAGCGATCCGGGACATCTGGCACGACCTGCCGCGCGATGCGCGCGTGGTGATCTATGGCGAAAGCCTTGGCACCGGCGTGGCGATGCAGCTTTTGGGATCGGTCGTGACCGACGCGGAAAAGGGCCTTGCGCCCGCCGGCGTGATCCTTGAGGCGCCCTTTACCTCGGTCCGCGATGTGGCCTCGGCGCTTTACCCCGGGATTGAGCCGCTGCTCGACCATCTGACGCAGGAATGGGACAGCATGGCATGGGCCGCAAACCTGACCATGCCGCTTTTGGTGGTCCACGGGCAGAACGACAAGATGATCCCGCCCGCACAGGGCCGCGCGCTGTTCAACGCCGCCCCGAGCGCCGACAAACGTTTCCTCCACGTGCCCGGCGCAGGCCACACCGACCTGTGGCGCAGCGATACCTTGCCGGTATTCTGGAACTTCATTGATCGCATCAAGTAACTTATATATTGCATTGATATTAAAAGCAAAAAGGCGACGCATTGCGCCGCCTTTCCAACAGGTCCTTCCGGCCCTTACGCCTTGAGCATCTGGTACAGTTCATCCTTCAGCGCACTGCGCTTCTTGCGCATGTCTTCCTCGGCGAACTGGCTCATCGGCTCAACGTTGGTTTCGGCCCGGTGCACGGCACGGTTTACCTCGTGGTAATCCTCGGCCAGCTTGGCGAAATGCGGGTCCGAGGATTTCATCTCGGTGATCTTGTCGGCCAGCTCGGGGAATTCCTCGTGCAGTTCGTGGGGGGTGTGGGACATGTCGCGCGACTCCTTTGGTTATCGTTGGTCCGACGCAGGCTAGTCATTTGCGGGGCATCGCGGCTTTGATACGGATCAAACGGCGGGCGATTTCGGCGCCCGCCAGCGCGCTTTTTGCGCCTCGACAGCTGATGGGCCGCCTAGCGCTGTGCCACCTGCCAGTCGGGGTTCACCCAAGGCTGCGCGTTCTCGGGCGGCAAGGGGGCGCGGCCAAGGATGTGGTCGCTGGCTTTCTCGCCCACCATGATCGACGGCGCATTCAGGTTGCCGTTGGTGATCCGCGGGAAGATCGAGCTGTCGGCCACGCGCAGGCCCTCCACCCCGATCACCCGCGCATGGCTGTCGACAACGGCCATGGGGTCATCCTTGCTGCCCATCTTGCAGGTGCCGCAGGGGTGATAGGCGCTTTCGGCATGTTCGCGGATGAAATCGTCGATCTCGTCATCGCTCTGCACATCGGCGCCGGGTTGAATCTCGTGGCTGAGGTAGGGTTTGAAGGCCGCCTGCGCGATGATCTCGCGCGTGAGACGGATGCATTTGCGGAACTCCTGCCAGTCGCTCTTTTCGCTCATGTAGTTGAAGCGGATCACCGGATCGTCGCCGGGGTCAGAACTGCGCAGGGTGATCGAGCCGCGCGATTTGCTGCGCATCGGCCCGACATGCGCCTGAAAGCCATGGCCTTCGGCGGCAGCCTTGCCGTCATAGCGCACGGCAATGGGCAGGAAGTGGAACTGGATGTCGGGGTAATCGACGCCTGCCTCCGAGCGGATGAAGCCACAGGATTCGAACTGGTTCGAGGCGCCCGGGCCGCTGCGGGTGAAAAGCCATTGCGCCCCCACCCAGGCCTTGCCGAAAAGGTTCCAGTACTTATACAGGCTCACCGGCTGACTGGCGGCCATTTGCACGTAGACCTCAAGATGGTCTTGCAGGTTCGCGCCAACGCCGGGGCGGTCGGCCTGAACGGTGATGCCGTGATCCGAAAGATGCGCGGCGGGACCAATGCCCGACAGCATCAAGAGCTTGGGCGAGTTGATCGAGGAGGCCGCGAGGATCACCTCGGCGCGCGCGCGGATGACCTCGGTGCGGCCTTTCACCTGCGCCTCGACGCCCACGGCGCGGCCCTCTTCAATCACCACCCGCTGCACGTAACAGCGCAGCAGATCGCAGTTTTCACGCGCCAGCGCGGGCTTGAGATAGGCATTGGCCGCCGACCAGCGTTGCCCTTTGTGGACGGTCATGTCGAAGGGGCCGAAGCCCTCTTGCTGTTCGCCGTTGTAGTCCTTGGTGATGGGATAGCCCGCCTGCCCGCCTGCCTCGATAAAGGCACGGGTCAGCGGGTTTTTCATCGGGCCGCGCGTGACATGCAACGGCCCGTCCGTGCCGCGCCACGAGGCATCACCGCCATGGCCGCCGTCATGCCAGCATTCCTGCCGCTTGAAATAGGGCAGCACATCGGCATAGCCCCAGCCCTCGGCCCCGCTATCGCGCCAATGGTCATAGTCATGCGCATGGCCGCGCACATAGGCCATCCCGTTGATCGAGCTGGAGCCGCCGATGACCTTGCCGCGCGGACAGGCCAAACGCCGCCCGCCCAAATGCGGCTCGGGCTCGCTTTGATAGCCCCAGTCATAGCGGCGCATGTTCATTGGATAGCTCAATGCACCGGGCATCTGGATGAACGGCCCGGCATCGGTGCCGCCATGTTCCAGAACCAGCACGCTGTGCCCGGCCTCGGACAGGCGATAGGCCATGGCGCAGCCCGCGCTGCCCGCGCCCACGATGATGTAATCGGCTTCCATTGTCCCGTTCCTCCGGAGTTAACGCGTCAGAAGGGGGCCTCGGTCTCGCCCATGCGGACGTAGACGGATTTCACCTGTGAATAATGGGCGATCGCCTCTTTCGAGTTCTCCCGCCCCACGCCCGAGGCCTTGACCCCGCCAAAGGGCACCTCGACCGGCGCGTCGTTGTAGGAGTTGATAAAGCAACTGCCCGCCTGCAACTGCCCGATCACCCGGTGACCGCGTTGCAGATCGCGGGTATAGACCCCGGCGGACAGGCCATAGGGCGTGGCGTTGGCCCGCGCGATCACCTCGTCCTCGTCCTCGAAATCCAAGACACTCAATACCGGGCCGAAAATCTCTTCGCGGGCGATGGTCATATCGTCGGTAACATCGGCAAACACCGTGGGTTCGATCCAGCATCCCGGCTTGTCGATGCGATTGCCGCCGGTGACCAGACGCGCGCCCTCGGATTTGCCCGCCTCAATGAAGCCCAGCACGATCTGAAGCTGAGCCTCGCTGACCATCGGGCCGAAACTTGTGGCCTCGTCCAGCGGGTCGCCGATCACCGCGTCTTTCAGGCGCTCGGCCATGCGGGCCAGAAACGCCTCCTTGATGGATTTATGCACGAAAACCCGCGTGCCGTTGGAACAAACTTGGCCCGTGGAATAGAAATTGCCCAGGATCGCGCCCGAAATGGCATCTTCGAGGCTGGCGTCGTCAAAGACCACCATGGGGGATTTGCCGCCCAGTTCCATGGTGACATGCTTCATCCCCTCGGCGGCGGCGGCATAAACCTTGCGGCCCGTGGGCACAGAGCCGGTGAGCGAGACCTTGGCAATCCGCGGATCGGTGACGAGGGGCGCACCGACACCGCCCTTGCCTTGGACCACGTTGAACAAGCCTGCCGGGGCGCCCGCCTCCATCAAAATCTCGGCGACCTTGAGCGCGGAAAGCGGCGTGGTTTCCGAAGGTTTGAACACCATGGCATTGCCACAGGCCAAGGCCGGGGCGGCCTTCCAACAGGCGATTTGCGTGGGGTAATTCCACGCGCCGATCCCGGCGCAGACGCCCAAGGGCTCGCGGATGGTATAGGCCCAGTCACCGCCCGGAAGCGGGATATGCTCCCCCGTCAAGGACGCCGCCAGCCCGCCGAAATATTCAAGCGCATCCGCCCCGCTGGTGGCATCGGCGACGCTGGTTTCCTGATAGGGTTTGCCGGTGTCCATGGTCTCCAGCACCGACAGGTCATGGTTGCGTTCACGCATGATGTCGGCAGCCCGGCGCAGGACACGGCCCCGCTCCATCCCCGAGAGCTTGGCCCATTCCTTTTGCGCGGCCTCGGCGGCGCTGATCGCGGCGTCCAGCACCTTGGGTGTGGCCTCGTGCAGTTGCGCGATTTTCTCGCCCGTCGCCGGGTAGATCACCGGCAGCGGCGTGCCGGTGTCATCTTCCATGTACTGGCCATTCACGAAATGGCTGGCCTCGGGTTGGGTTGGATAGGTCATGTCGCCTCCGGCGGGAGTATTTGGGGAAAGATGAAGGGGTTATTCACCACGCGGGAAGCGTTGGTTTTCTTCCACATCGTTGAGGTCCATATGGTTGCGCATGTAGCGTTCCGAGGCCTTTTGCAGCGGTTGGTAATCCCACGGATAATAGCCGCCCTGCCGCAGCGCCTCGTAGACGACCCAGCGGCGGGCCTGACTTTCGCGGACCTGCGCGTCGAACTGATCCAGCGACCAGCGGGCATCGGCCATGTCGCTGAAATGCTTGAGGGTCTCGGCATGGGCCGGGTCATCGGCAAGGTTGGTCAATTCCTGAGGGTCGGCGTCGAGATCGAAAAGTTGATCGGGGTCGAGCGCGCAGCGGGTGAATTTCCACTGACCTTCCCGCAAGCAGACGAGCGGCGCATAAGACGCCTCGGCAGCGTATTCCATGGCCACGGGGGCGTCGCGGGTGGTGCCCTGCCCCTGCGGCACGAGGCTTTGGCCTTCGGTCCACGGTGCGACCTCCTCCATCGAGACACCGGCCAGATCACAGAGCGTCGGGCAGACGTCGACGTTGCTGACCGGCTCGGTCACCAGCCCCGGCTCCATCGTGGGCGAGGAAATCATCAGGGGCACGCGGGCCGAACCCTCGTAGAAGGACATCTTGAACCACAGGCCCCGCTCGCCCAGCATGTCGCCGTGATCCGAGACGAAGAGGATGATCGTATCCTCTTCCTGTCTCGTGCCGCGCAGGGCCTCCATCACCTCGCCGATCTTGTCGTCAAGGTAGGAAATATTGGCGAAATAGGCGCGGCGGGAGCGGCGGATATTATCCTCGGTGATGTCGAACGACCGCCAGTCGTTGGCGTCGAAGATGCGCTTGGAATGGGGGTCGTGATCCTCGTACTCCATCGCCGGAACCTCGGGCAGAAGGTGCTCGCAATCCTCGTAGAGGTCCCAGTATTTGCGGCGCGCGACGTAAGGGTCATGCGGGTGGGTGAAACTGACCGTCAGGCACCACGGGCGGTCGTCATGGCCGCGGCCCAGGTCATAGACTTTGCGGGTGGCGTTATAGGCGACCTCGTCGTCGTATTCCATCTGGTTGGATATTTCGGCCACGCCCGCGCCGGTGACCGAGCCCATGTTGTGATACCACCAGTCGATCCGCTCACCGGGTTTGCGGTAATCGGGGGTCCAGCCGAAATCGGCGGGGTAGATATCGGTTGTCAGGCGTTCCTCGAATCCGTGCAGCTGGTCGGGGCCGACGAAATGCATCTTGCCCGAGAGGCAGGTCTGGTAGCCCGCGCGGCGCAGGTGGTGGGCATAGGTGGGGATGTCGGCGCAGAATTCGGCGGCGTTGTCGTAAACGCGGCTGCGCGAGGGCAGCAGGCCGGACATGAAGCTTGCCCGCCCCGGGGCGCAGAGCGGCGAGGCGGTATAGGCGTTGCGGAACCGCGTGGAGCGTTCGGCCAGCGCCTTGAGGTAGGGCGCGTGCAGCCACTCCGCTGGTCCATCGGGGAACAAGGTGCCGTTGAGCTGATCCACCATGAAGATGAGGATATTGGGGCGCTTTGTCATGCTGTGCTGTCCTGTGCCAATGAGGTGTCGAGATAGTGAAGAAGAACGTCGATAGCGGCCTCGGGGGCGATGCCGCCCTCGCCCAGTGCCTGCCGGATATAAAGCCCGTCGATCATCGCCGCCGTGCCGCGCGTGAGGGTCCGGGCGCGGGCGGGGGCGATTTGGCGAAAGGCATGGTGCAGGTTCGACCGCAACCGCCGCTGGTAGATATGCAGCAAGCGCCGGGATGCCTCGGAGCGTTGCGCCTGCACGTAGAAATTCAGCCATGCCGAAACCATCTCGGGGCGGAATTGCGCGGGGGTGAAACTGGCGCGGATCACCGCCTCGACCCGATCACGCGGGGATTTCGCCATGCTGAGCGCGCCGCGCACCTCGGCGCCGTAGAGGCCGAGGATATGGCGCATGGCGGCGGCGAAAATCTGTTCTTTCGAGCCGAAATAGTGATGCGCGAGCGCCGAGGACATCCCCGCCCGCTTGGCGATCTGGCTGACGGTCACATCCAGCGTGCCGCGCACCCCAATCTCGTGAATCGTGGCCTCCAGCAGCGCCGAACGGCGTATCGGTTCCATCCCAAGCTTTGGCATCGTGGCGTCCTACGTACTTGCAAGACGTGGGTAAATGCGTTTAATTGACTCGTCAATCAATAAAAAACAGGACTGAACTTTCGAAGGAAAAACAATCTGAACTATCACGTTGCGCTTCATGCGCGCGTCATAATAACGTCGGAAATGTAACAACGGTGTCGCTTCCACGACATGTGGGTGCGACAGGTTGACAACGCCCTGCCCCGCGCGGGCCTTGGGCGAAACCGAACATGACACAGGGAGAATAGAACATGTCACTAATCAAAGGCGGACTTCTGGATCGTCGCGGATTTCTCAAGACCACGGCGGCAGGTGCGGTAGCGGCCACCCTGCCCCTGGGCGGCGCCATGGCCCAGACACCCAAGCGCGGCGGGCACTTGCGGGTTGCCAAGGGCCACGGCCAGACCACCGACACGCTGGACCCCGGCCAGTGGGAAAACGGCTACATGTTGGCGCTTGGCTTTGCGGTGCATGGCCGGCTGACCGAGGTGGCCACCGATGGCAGCCTCGTGCCGGAACTGGCCGAAAGCTGGGAAGCCTCGGATGACGCCAGCGTCTGGCGCTTCAAGATTCGCAAGGGCGTGACGTTCCACTCGGGCAAGCCGATGACCGTGGAAGACGTGGTCGCCTCGATCAACCACCACCGCGGCGAAGACTCGACCTCGGCCGCTGGCCCGATCGTGGAACCGATTCAGGAGATCACGACCGAAGGCGACGACACGGTCGTTTTCACCCTCTCGGGCGGCAACGCCGACTTCCCCTTCATCCTGTCCGACTATCACCTTGTCGTCTGCAAGGCCGAGGGCGAGAGCATTGACTGGAAATCGGGGGATGGCTGCGGCAGCTATGTCCTGAAAGATTTCAAACCCGGCGTTTCATCGGCCTTCGAACGCAACCCGAACCACTGGCGCGATGACGTGGCGTGGGTCGACAGCTGTGAATTGCTTGCGATCGTCGATCAGAACGCCCGCACCACGGCGCTTGTCTCGGGTGACGTGCACGCCATCGACCGGGTTGACCTCAAGGCCGCGGGCCTACTGGGCCGCAACGCGGGCATCGAGGTGGAATCGGTTGCCGGGACACAGCACTACACCTTTGCCATGTCGACCAACAAGGACCCCTACACCGACAACAATATTCGCCAAGCCCTGAAATACGGCGTCAACCGTCAGGAACTGGTCGACAAGATCCTGTTCGGCTATGGCTCGGTCGGCAATGACCATCCGATTGGTC comes from Roseovarius bejariae and encodes:
- a CDS encoding ABC transporter substrate-binding protein, coding for MSLIKGGLLDRRGFLKTTAAGAVAATLPLGGAMAQTPKRGGHLRVAKGHGQTTDTLDPGQWENGYMLALGFAVHGRLTEVATDGSLVPELAESWEASDDASVWRFKIRKGVTFHSGKPMTVEDVVASINHHRGEDSTSAAGPIVEPIQEITTEGDDTVVFTLSGGNADFPFILSDYHLVVCKAEGESIDWKSGDGCGSYVLKDFKPGVSSAFERNPNHWRDDVAWVDSCELLAIVDQNARTTALVSGDVHAIDRVDLKAAGLLGRNAGIEVESVAGTQHYTFAMSTNKDPYTDNNIRQALKYGVNRQELVDKILFGYGSVGNDHPIGQGQRFFNTELEQKTYDPDKAKYFLKQAGLDSIDVTLHSSDAAFSGAVDAAVLYQASAKEAGINMNVVREPKDGYWSDIWMKKAFTAVYWGGRPVEDQMFATAYKCGAAWNDSFWCNDRFEDLLVKARAELNEDKRREMYWEMQDLVANQGGVVIPMFANYVSAKSDKVVHGEMASNWEMDGERWMERWWMA